The proteins below come from a single Nocardioides eburneiflavus genomic window:
- a CDS encoding tetratricopeptide repeat protein → MWRPVTQVRQRVQDALAVSEDGAYMELMAAHEFVLKASTAVLIGLLDAPDAKLAHSLEWTCVRDNGLHRWQQVLAEVTSGAVQKAEYKHYEDTHRLLNARDSALTTVYTEKVASGDWRHDVAERLDLLRRELSVEMAGPGAKPSLRYWFDNLHTLRNWTRGHGLPSVHQRIAAVEPLMEVFDLLVTKLPQFAWPLIYVMPTLGGRAVARPLSDHEPPRHLRLKDLDEGVYVLNDDELAPVRLLTTDRSMDKFFLPNGQYQEATSPQGVKTTYQALCYSADIKTRHEATRWRGERPVLTDSVTAGRRALVGDNNLPPTPPNYVARGALEADLVDTLLNDRDHVVTLMGRGGIGKTTLALHVLHNRLDENAFANRIWLSARNVDLEDDQRYNRPKPVRRQVASIEEVAFEFCCLVQDAEVSREDAPRIMQEYVSDRQSLAPLLVVFDNFETVDDPLALYKWIADSFRVPNKALITTRVEDFRGDLKIDVRGMERQEFFQLVDETARRRHISDRIDDAQIEELYRETGGHPYVAQVILAEAERTGNKIRRPRTLMATKDEILGALFGAIYDSLDSDAQRVFLVAAQYGSVIPKWQFEALLLRPGNELRVDVIGALETLCAASLLEVIRVGDESLKDREEFLYTPMAASAFAERVWRRGTLDFDVRDAIEEDLRAAEIFRPKLTLEQVTNGFGFAFDRFVRTLSGDVVERGGITANESAMLDYVCDHFPAGWAAAAQIYEQLEDSGKAISSLKGYLASYPDAWATWKELARLQRRVGATAVAGRTLLQGALSSSVARDRRARLLEVLGDWFTLVERSVYEPMQARNTARQCVEALNLGTVEYSGSEDALVVRLLVIAQRRDDARKHLRSALLRHPSNTSLQALRAALFD, encoded by the coding sequence ATGTGGCGACCGGTTACTCAAGTCCGGCAGCGGGTCCAAGATGCGCTGGCGGTATCGGAGGACGGCGCATACATGGAACTCATGGCCGCGCACGAATTCGTACTCAAGGCGTCGACGGCGGTGCTGATCGGGCTTCTGGACGCGCCGGACGCGAAATTGGCGCACTCGCTGGAGTGGACTTGTGTCCGGGACAACGGCCTCCATCGGTGGCAGCAGGTATTAGCTGAGGTTACGAGCGGCGCAGTCCAGAAGGCCGAATACAAACATTACGAAGATACTCACAGGCTTCTCAACGCTCGCGATAGTGCGTTGACGACCGTCTACACTGAGAAGGTCGCGAGCGGCGATTGGAGGCACGATGTGGCCGAGCGGTTGGATCTTCTTCGTCGAGAGTTGTCCGTGGAGATGGCTGGACCTGGCGCAAAGCCTAGTCTCCGGTATTGGTTTGACAATCTCCACACTCTTAGGAACTGGACACGGGGGCACGGCCTTCCGAGCGTCCATCAGCGGATTGCGGCAGTCGAGCCTTTGATGGAAGTGTTCGACCTTCTCGTAACTAAGTTGCCGCAGTTTGCGTGGCCTTTGATCTATGTCATGCCAACACTTGGCGGCCGAGCTGTAGCACGCCCACTTTCGGACCACGAGCCGCCACGACACCTGCGGTTGAAGGACTTAGACGAGGGCGTGTATGTCCTGAATGACGATGAGCTCGCGCCGGTGAGGCTCCTGACTACGGATCGATCAATGGACAAGTTCTTCTTGCCAAACGGTCAGTACCAAGAGGCAACTTCACCTCAGGGCGTGAAGACGACCTATCAAGCATTGTGCTACTCCGCCGACATAAAGACACGCCACGAAGCAACCCGTTGGCGGGGCGAGCGGCCGGTCTTGACTGATTCGGTGACCGCCGGCCGTCGAGCGCTCGTGGGTGACAACAATCTTCCGCCTACGCCTCCAAATTACGTGGCCCGTGGCGCGCTCGAAGCGGACCTGGTGGACACGCTGCTCAATGATCGCGATCACGTCGTTACCCTCATGGGTCGCGGTGGCATTGGCAAAACAACGCTAGCATTGCATGTTCTGCATAATCGATTGGACGAGAATGCGTTCGCAAATCGGATTTGGCTGAGTGCAAGGAACGTCGACCTCGAGGACGATCAGCGCTACAATCGCCCGAAGCCAGTGCGCCGCCAAGTGGCATCTATAGAAGAAGTTGCCTTCGAGTTCTGCTGCCTGGTGCAAGACGCTGAAGTGTCGCGAGAAGATGCTCCGCGCATTATGCAGGAGTATGTCAGTGATCGGCAGTCCTTGGCCCCCCTCCTTGTGGTCTTCGACAATTTCGAGACCGTTGACGACCCCCTCGCGTTATACAAATGGATAGCCGATTCTTTCCGCGTCCCCAACAAGGCACTGATCACGACCAGAGTCGAAGACTTCCGCGGCGACCTCAAGATCGATGTGCGTGGGATGGAGAGGCAGGAGTTCTTCCAACTGGTTGACGAGACGGCAAGACGGCGTCATATTTCTGATCGCATAGACGACGCGCAAATCGAGGAACTATACCGGGAAACTGGTGGGCACCCCTACGTGGCGCAGGTAATTCTTGCAGAGGCGGAGCGGACCGGAAACAAGATTCGGCGTCCGCGCACACTGATGGCTACGAAGGACGAGATCTTGGGCGCTCTGTTTGGAGCCATCTATGATTCACTTGATTCCGATGCTCAGCGAGTGTTTCTTGTTGCCGCCCAATACGGCTCAGTCATTCCGAAGTGGCAATTTGAGGCGCTACTCCTCCGGCCGGGAAACGAGTTGCGCGTGGACGTAATTGGCGCCCTCGAGACCTTGTGCGCTGCCTCACTTCTAGAGGTCATTAGGGTCGGCGATGAGTCACTGAAAGATAGGGAAGAGTTTCTGTACACTCCGATGGCGGCTTCCGCATTCGCGGAGCGCGTATGGCGACGTGGGACACTTGACTTCGACGTTCGCGACGCCATCGAAGAGGACCTCCGCGCCGCCGAGATTTTCCGTCCGAAGTTGACCCTCGAGCAGGTCACTAACGGTTTTGGCTTCGCCTTCGATCGGTTTGTTCGAACCCTCAGCGGCGATGTTGTCGAACGGGGCGGCATCACGGCTAACGAGTCGGCGATGCTTGATTACGTCTGTGACCACTTTCCAGCAGGTTGGGCGGCTGCCGCCCAGATATATGAGCAATTGGAAGATTCAGGCAAAGCTATCTCGTCGCTTAAGGGGTACCTCGCGTCCTATCCCGATGCCTGGGCAACTTGGAAGGAGCTTGCGCGACTACAGCGGCGCGTCGGCGCGACTGCGGTTGCGGGCCGAACCTTGCTGCAGGGGGCGCTGTCCTCATCCGTAGCCCGAGACCGAAGGGCCAGGCTTCTAGAGGTCCTGGGCGATTGGTTCACGCTTGTGGAGCGGTCCGTCTATGAACCGATGCAGGCGCGAAACACGGCTCGGCAGTGCGTTGAGGCTCTCAATCTGGGCACGGTGGAGTACTCGGGTTCGGAGGACGCACTCGTGGTGAGGTTGCTGGTGATCGCTCAAAGGAGAGATGACGCACGGAAGCACTTGCGAAGTGCCTTGCTCCGTCATCCGAGCAACACTTCGCTCCAAGCCCTGCGTGCCGCTCTGTTCGATTGA